Proteins from a single region of Candidatus Hydrogenedens sp.:
- a CDS encoding ROK family protein, which translates to MFIGIEIGGTKLQVAVGDEKGNIHTLERCKVLSGWQSQDILDWVTETTHTIIKKSTQEGRTIRAIGIGFGGPINSNNGTVLVSHQISGWEGFPLKKWFEDKCDLPTIVANDANSAGWAEYCCGRGRGTKNFFYMNIGSGIGGALIIDGKLYDGQGFGAGEIGHTYVPDWTKEGAGVFDKLENICSGWNIERRLTKQGYVSEDSALWKHVDGKVSQLNCVLLGKYAMRGDPFACEELDRIAQSLGLAISNVITLFHPERIALGGGVSLIGEPLLSRIRERVDELVFMPFRYRYEISSCELGENVVIVGALLLAGQVPQ; encoded by the coding sequence ATGTTCATAGGTATAGAAATTGGTGGCACAAAGTTACAAGTAGCGGTGGGTGATGAAAAAGGAAATATCCACACTTTAGAGCGATGCAAGGTTCTATCGGGCTGGCAATCTCAGGATATTCTGGATTGGGTTACAGAAACAACCCACACCATAATAAAAAAATCTACACAGGAAGGTAGAACAATCAGGGCAATAGGTATCGGCTTTGGTGGTCCAATAAATAGCAATAATGGAACAGTTCTGGTCTCTCATCAAATAAGTGGTTGGGAAGGTTTCCCCCTAAAAAAATGGTTTGAGGACAAATGTGATTTACCAACAATTGTTGCAAATGATGCTAATTCCGCGGGTTGGGCTGAATATTGTTGTGGACGAGGACGTGGTACAAAAAACTTCTTTTATATGAATATCGGAAGTGGTATCGGTGGAGCACTAATTATCGACGGGAAACTTTATGACGGTCAGGGTTTCGGTGCTGGTGAGATTGGGCATACGTATGTTCCTGATTGGACAAAAGAGGGGGCTGGTGTGTTTGATAAACTTGAAAATATATGTTCTGGCTGGAATATTGAACGGCGATTAACTAAACAAGGATATGTCTCAGAAGATAGTGCTTTATGGAAACATGTTGATGGTAAGGTATCCCAATTAAATTGCGTTCTTTTGGGCAAGTATGCAATGCGGGGTGACCCATTCGCCTGTGAGGAATTGGATCGTATTGCTCAATCCTTAGGGTTAGCGATTTCTAACGTTATTACATTATTCCATCCTGAACGAATCGCTTTGGGGGGAGGAGTGTCTCTAATAGGGGAACCGTTATTGTCCCGTATCCGAGAACGTGTAGATGAACTCGTTTTCATGCCATTCCGATATCGTTATGAAATTAGTTCATGCGAATTAGGTGAAAATGTTGTTATTGTAGGTGCTTTATTGCTTGCTGGACAAGTACCCCAATAA
- a CDS encoding nucleoside hydrolase: MKYLLSLFLCLLCWNVMAMPEVILDTDIGDDIDDTWALMFLLGSEKVNLKLIVTACDDTETKIKLVAKMLERVGKTEIPIGIGVKTSDKKINQEQWIENYSLDTYKGTIYKNGVEKMVEQIRNAKDTVILCVIGPMMNIAKALELAPDIAEKARVVSMAGSVYRGYGGKKQRDCEYNICRDVESAKKVFSAPWNITIIPLDTCGTIILKEERYQAVENSKSPLAQVVIENYNIWTNRKHYPQNESSVLYDTLAIYCIWAEDVVEMKTIPLIIDNEGKTCPDEKGKPVRCAVEWKDKERYETILIETLTGTNKKP, encoded by the coding sequence ATGAAATATTTGCTCAGTTTATTTTTATGTTTGTTGTGTTGGAACGTGATGGCTATGCCTGAGGTTATTCTGGATACAGACATTGGCGATGACATCGATGATACATGGGCACTCATGTTCCTTTTAGGCTCGGAAAAGGTCAATTTAAAATTGATAGTAACTGCCTGTGATGATACGGAGACAAAGATAAAATTAGTAGCGAAAATGTTAGAACGTGTGGGAAAAACGGAAATTCCTATTGGAATCGGTGTAAAAACAAGTGATAAAAAGATAAATCAAGAACAGTGGATTGAAAACTATTCATTAGACACATATAAAGGAACTATTTATAAAAATGGTGTCGAGAAAATGGTAGAGCAAATCCGCAACGCAAAAGATACGGTAATCTTGTGTGTTATAGGACCGATGATGAATATAGCAAAAGCGTTAGAATTAGCCCCTGATATTGCGGAGAAAGCTAGGGTTGTATCTATGGCTGGTAGTGTATATCGTGGATATGGAGGGAAGAAACAACGAGATTGTGAATACAACATCTGCCGAGACGTAGAAAGTGCCAAAAAAGTATTTTCCGCTCCATGGAATATTACCATTATACCGTTAGATACATGCGGGACAATTATTCTTAAAGAAGAACGTTATCAGGCTGTAGAAAATTCTAAATCGCCATTGGCTCAAGTCGTTATCGAAAACTACAATATATGGACAAACCGAAAACACTATCCGCAGAATGAGAGTAGCGTTTTATATGATACCCTTGCCATTTATTGTATTTGGGCAGAGGATGTAGTAGAGATGAAAACAATTCCGTTAATTATAGATAACGAAGGGAAAACGTGTCCCGATGAGAAAGGCAAACCTGTTCGTTGTGCAGTAGAATGGAAAGACAAAGAACGATACGAAACCATCCTTATAGAGACACTTACGGGGACGAATAAGAAACCGTGA